The window CTCTATCTGAATTGCCCTTACAACGTTACCTGCATGAACTAGTGAATGTAAAAGAATAACTCCTTGGGAGAGAAACTCCTCTAACTGAAATCTTCTCTTCAATATGTTTGTTCTGAGCTCAGTAGATATCAATGATGTGCATCCAGACCTTGAGAGAGCATCAAAGAACATCAACATTGCACGTCTTCTCCTATATACGTTGCCATATCTTAGCATTAGTGAGGTTATTGGGTCGACAGCTATCCTCTGAATATTTTCCTCACTCACGATTTTCATAATAGTTCTAATTAATGATTTGACGGTCATCCTGAACTCTGAGCCAATATTCTCCTCAAAGAAGGGGCGATCAGCAACTTTCGATCCAACCACCCTCTTGAGTGGTGTCGCATCCAAGAACAGGAGTTTACCATTTCTCTCAAGGTCTTCAAAACTCCATCCAAACGACGACAGGTTCAACTTCACCTGTTCCGGCGGCTCATCCATAGCTACATACAAGCCTGGCTCATCGGCTATGGCTCCAACTCTGAGAAACTGCATCAAGAGTATGGTCTTACCTGATCCTGGACTGCCGACAACCAAAATAGACTTTCCTTTAGGGAAACCTCCACCCAGCAATTCGTCAAGACCCTTAATTCCTGTTGAGATTAACTGCATACCTAACCCTTTCCTTGGCTAAGAACCGGCTCATACATATAAAGTTGTTAAAGGTCTCTAATCAATGTTTGGAATTGAAATCCAAACTATTCTTTAATCCAGATTTGAGGGTAGGTAAAATGTAGTCTACATAATTATATGGCTGACACTAAAAGACTCAATGAAAAGATTTTGAAAAGGCTTAATGGAATAAAGCAAAGATGCGAGACAATAATGATGTCAGAATGGCGAAAAAACTATTCTAAGTACATGATCATAGCCACAATTGTAGTTCAATGCATCTTCATCAATCTGAGTCTTAAAGGTCCTATTACCGTTCGATGTTCTGAGAATCAGATTGAGACAACAGGTCCACAATCCACCATAGTAATACTTGTGGAATTCAAAGATCTAATTCATCGAAAGAGTAAAGAGGATCTCAAGATGACTATATTTGAGCGCCTGAACGATTATCTAAAGGAAACGTCTTTCGAATCTGCATGGCTTACAGGGAACGTAACCGACTGGACTAGGCTCCAACATGAAGTTTCAGAGTACGGACGCGATTTTGGGCCCTTCATAGATGTCGAAGCTAGGAGACTCGTCCTTGACAGCATACATGCTGTTGACTCATATGTAAACTTTAGAGATTACAGACATATAATAATCGTTCATGCAGGCAGGGGCCAAGAGACAACAGGGAATCTCAGCGACATATGGTCATGCTATCGAAAATTGAACCCCCCAGCATACGCTGACGAACTGATAATAAACAATGTAATCATAGCCCCAGAAATCCAGGCAGGTGACATAGACCCTTTTGGAGTATATGCCCACGAGTTTATGCATAGTCTAGGATTACCCGACCTGTATCCAGGCAGTGACAAAATCAAGAGTAGATACCTAGGACCTTGGGATGTTATGGATTCAGGTCTACGTAATGGCTTACCAAGTGGATCAAAACCTTCACACCCATCTGCGTGGAGTAAAATAACCTTAGGGTGGCCAATAAAAACAACTATAATATTTCAAGGTTCAAGAGAGAAGATAGTCATGTATCCTCTGGAAGTATCTACAGCAAATATCCAAGCAGTAATCCTGCCAATTACCCAAGGAAAATACTATCTAATAGAGACTAGAATTCAATACGGATTTGACAGCGGTTTACCGAACAGCGGAGTCTTGATCACGATTGTAGACGAGGGATTATCCCCTGGCAATGGTATGGTTAAAGTGATCAACGCAGACCCTTCAAAACCCAACTTAGAGAATGCGACCTTCAAGGATGGGCATGAATACTTGGATAAGACAAGACTTGTAAAAGTGTCGATATCGAAAACTGGAGAAACATATACACTTACTATTGACAGGAGGATTGAAGAGTGATATTAAAGAGAAATGTGACGATCCGTCATGAACCATAATGTAAAAGCGATATGGTTAGGTGAATACCCGGCTTAAAAGAATTCAGATGTGATTCAGTATGAGATTGGCACAACGAATTGGCTTTAATGTTGGATATTTAATGTTAATCATACTTCTTTCATCCACTCCGATGATAATTTCACCTATACGAAACACAACCCACTCTACGATCGATTTGGCCTCAGGCACCATCTCAAACCCTTCTCCAATCTCATATGCCAATAGAATGGTCATGTTCAATGTAACAGGCGAGAGCTATAAGTATGAAAGGATCTCTATAACGCATAATGGAGGAACATTAGAAGTAGGCAATCTGAGAATTCAACTTACTCCTTGGAAGCACATATATTGGATCGAGAAGAACATGGACGGATTCTTCTTGGCAAACGTAACAACAACAAACTTCTACATAGCATTTCTATACTTTTCAAACGGATCAAATAGAGCCGATATGATCCTCTTTGAATATAACTCAGCATTACATAAGAGAATTCCATTTGTAGGAACATGCATCGTCAAGAACAGTTCAACAGTAGTGAATAAACCTATCACATCAGTATTGACGCTGAAGCCTGAACCTAAAGTTGAGAATAAGCTTTTTGCAACAGGACCTGACCTATATCTCGTAGGCGATTTCGGCTACCTAAAGATCAACTCCTCAATACTCAACCTCTATGCAATTCGAAACACGTTGAACCCCAGCTCGGGCTGGAATGAGCTCTGGGCACTCCTTACAGGCCAGTCCGGAGAATATTATTTCAGTATAATATATATGAATATTCAATCGATGGATAAAGTAATCTTGGGTCATACTTTGAGGCTGAATGACTTCTATGTCATTAAACAAAAAGAAATCGAGGCCAAATGGAGAATGAAGCAAAACGTATACCCTTTGACAATAAGTGCGCCTAAAGAGGCGGGGAATTTTTGGATAGACGGATACCAATTTCAATTCAGAGACTCAACTTCAACTGTGCTCATAGATGAAGGTAACCATACACTTCGTATTCCAGAAAACCAAACCGAGAGCCAGAGGGTGAGGTTGAGGTTCAGTCGATGGTCGTGTGGCTCCACTTCCAATCCTTTAATGTTAAGTATCAAATCACCAACTACAATCTCAGCCGAATATACAAAAGAATATTTCCTTAAAGTAAACTCAACCATACCGGGGATCTTTGGACAAGGATGGTATTCAGAAGGTGCGGAGGTGCATATTAAAGCTCCTAGATGTGTTGAATCTGGCAATGTAAAGTATGTCTTTGAAAGTTGGGTAGGAGAAATTGATACTAAGGGGGTGAATGCAACAGTTTTTATGGACGCTCCCAAAAGTATTACGGCGAAGTGGTCTACCTTTTTCAGAGTGAACCTTACGGCTGAGGGGTTGCCAGAGAACATAGATCTG is drawn from Candidatus Bathyarchaeota archaeon and contains these coding sequences:
- a CDS encoding AAA family ATPase yields the protein MQLISTGIKGLDELLGGGFPKGKSILVVGSPGSGKTILLMQFLRVGAIADEPGLYVAMDEPPEQVKLNLSSFGWSFEDLERNGKLLFLDATPLKRVVGSKVADRPFFEENIGSEFRMTVKSLIRTIMKIVSEENIQRIAVDPITSLMLRYGNVYRRRRAMLMFFDALSRSGCTSLISTELRTNILKRRFQLEEFLSQGVILLHSLVHAGNVVRAIQIEKMRGIPHDTQFRPYQITVNGIEVFPKDRVFS
- a CDS encoding M6 family metalloprotease domain-containing protein, whose protein sequence is MADTKRLNEKILKRLNGIKQRCETIMMSEWRKNYSKYMIIATIVVQCIFINLSLKGPITVRCSENQIETTGPQSTIVILVEFKDLIHRKSKEDLKMTIFERLNDYLKETSFESAWLTGNVTDWTRLQHEVSEYGRDFGPFIDVEARRLVLDSIHAVDSYVNFRDYRHIIIVHAGRGQETTGNLSDIWSCYRKLNPPAYADELIINNVIIAPEIQAGDIDPFGVYAHEFMHSLGLPDLYPGSDKIKSRYLGPWDVMDSGLRNGLPSGSKPSHPSAWSKITLGWPIKTTIIFQGSREKIVMYPLEVSTANIQAVILPITQGKYYLIETRIQYGFDSGLPNSGVLITIVDEGLSPGNGMVKVINADPSKPNLENATFKDGHEYLDKTRLVKVSISKTGETYTLTIDRRIEE